The Pirellulales bacterium genome window below encodes:
- a CDS encoding SPASM domain-containing protein — YGQAGLTAGAGGTRPVAGNPGRLDAMREPIPCWSIFTEGHITFDGRLSACCFDHDGRFSMGDLTTTSFAEAWHSDPFRALRAEHLRGDVSGTVCAGCIAYSS, encoded by the coding sequence GTATGGACAGGCCGGTCTGACCGCGGGCGCCGGCGGCACGCGCCCCGTGGCCGGCAACCCTGGCCGGCTCGACGCCATGCGCGAACCGATCCCTTGCTGGTCGATCTTCACCGAGGGGCACATCACCTTCGATGGCCGCCTGTCGGCCTGCTGCTTCGACCACGACGGCCGCTTCAGCATGGGCGACCTCACCACCACTTCGTTCGCCGAGGCCTGGCACAGCGACCCGTTCCGCGCCCTGCGCGCCGAGCACCTTCGCGGCGATGTCTCCGGCACCGTCTGCGCCGGCTGCATCGCGTACAGCAGCTAG